One Candidatus Nitrotoga arctica genomic window, CCTCGCTCCTGATGATAGGAGGCTCGATATCTTGGCGGCCAAGGAGCCCCTGCTCCACCAACCGATCGGGACTCATCAAGAGCGGATTACCCGCAAAAGCAGACGGTGATTGGTAAGGAGAATTACCTCCCCCTGCCGGACCGACGGGAAGCATCTGCCACCAACGCTGTCCGCTCTCGACCATGAAATTCACGAATGCAGTTGCCGCAGGCCCTAGGTCGCCGATGGGATATTCGTTGGCAAGGGATGTTGGATGGAGAAGTATCCCGGAGGAGCGTTGATTCATACTGCCCGCCCTCCCAAGGCAGATTCCTGCTTCCGTGCCAAAAGTATGGCGCTGGAGCGGGGACTCAAGTAGTAAGTTTGTGGATCTTCCCAAAGAGGTTCCTTGCCCACAGCAAATAGATCTTGTGGTGCTTCGCGAGAGGTGTCAACGGCCAGATGCCACCGAGTCCCCGGTAGTACAGGGGGTAAACCGAAATCGACCGCATCTGCGCTGGCATTGAAAATCAGGAAAAGTGCGCGCTGCTCATCTTCATGGATCAGGCAGCCAAACTGCTTTTCTTTCGGGTCAGCCCAGTTGGGCATTCCTCCTTGCGGGCCAAACCAATGTATATTGGCGTCCGTGTAGAATTGCTCCTTACTCAGAATCGGATGTGCACGACGAAAGTCGATCATGCCACGGGTGAAGCGGAAAATTTCCCGGTGCTGTTCCAGACAGCTCCAGTCATGCCAGCTCGTTTCGTTGTCCTGGCAGTAGGCGTTGTTGTTGCCGCCTTGCGTGCGGCGAAATTCGTCCCCGCTGAGCAGCATCGGCACGCCGCGCGATATCAGCAGGGTCAGCAGGAAGTTCTTGATCTGGCCTTTCCGCAAGGCCTCGATCCCGGCATCCGTTGTCTCGCCTTCGGTGCCGTAGTTCTCGCTGAAATTTTCGTTGGTCCCGTCATGATTGTTTTCTCCGTTTGCTTCATTGTGCTTGTCGCGATAGCTCACCAGGTCATTCAAAGTGAAGCCGTCGTGGCAGGTGACGAAATTGATGCTGCTCTCGGGGCCTTTGCCCGACTTGGTGTAGATGTCGGCACTGCCGCAGATGCGGCTGGCAAACAATCCGAGCATCCCATCATCGCCGCGCCAGAAACGCCGGATATCATCTCGGTACCGGCCGTTCCACTCCGTCCAACGCCGCTCTGAAAAACTACCCACCTCGTATGCACCGGCGGTATCCCAAGCCTCGGCGATGATTTTCGCGTCTCTCAAGATCGGGTCTTCGGCGATCCGTTCGAGAAGGGGGGCATTAGCTAGGAGCTTGCCGGTGCGATCCCGGCCGAGAATCGACGCAAGGTCAAAGCGGAACCCATCCACATGCATCTCAACCACCCAGTAGCGCAACGCTCCAAGGATGTGATCCCGCACCACGGGATGGTTGGCGTTGATGGTATTGCCGGTACCAGCGTAGTTCTTGTAATAGCGTTGGTCTGACTCCAGCATGTAGAAAATTGAGTTATCAATCCCGCGGAAACATAAGGTTGGGCCCAGTTCGTTTCCCTCCGACGTATGATTGAACACGACATCCAGGATCACTTCGATACCGGCATGATGGAGCGCCCGGACCATTTCCTTGAACTCCAGCTTCTGTTGACCCATGCCTCCCGCACTGCTGTAGGATGCTTTCGGCGCAAAGAAGGCCACGGGATCGTAGCCCCAGTAATTTCTGAGTGGCTTGCCTGTTTGCGGATTGATGCCCGGTACTTCGAATTCGTTAAACTCATGGACGGGCATCAATTCCACAGCCGTCACTCCCAGCTCTTTCAAATAGGGGATCTTTTCCATAAGGCCGCGGTATGTGCCGGGATGCTCCACGACGGAACTGGGATGAATGGTGAAACCACGAACATGCGTTTCATAAATCACTGTCTTTGACCAGGGATGTCGGAGCGGCTGGTCGTCATGCCAGTGGAAGTGCTCATTAGTGAACACGCATTTCGGCATGGCTTCAGCATCATCCACTTTCGAACAAATCAAGTCCCGCTCTGGCGTCGACAGGTCATATCCCCGCGCCGGGCCAAAATCCCAGTTGGGCACCCGCGAGATCGCTGTTGCAAAGGGGTCCAGGAGCAGCTTGTGAAAGTTGAAACGATGTCCTTCTCTGGGCTGGTACGGGCCATCTACCCGGTAGGCATAGAGTTGACCGGAACGAATTCCTTCAACCCATACGTGCCATATGTCACCAGTACGGTTGCGTGTAAAATCGAAATCAATAACCCTAGCTGGCGTTGCGTCTACGGGATGATCAAACAACTCCAGACGAACGTGGGTGGCATGACGGCTAAATAAGGAAAAGTTAACCCCTCCCTCAGATTCATGGGTTCCAAAGGGCAAAGGAACACCTCTCCGAACTTCAGTATGTTCGGAGATATCTGCTACGTAATCATGCAGTGTGCGTTCAGGCGTATTCATGATTGTATTGAATCATCGCTGCCACAGAATTGGAGCGGCTTCTACGCCGGACATTTTGTCATGCCTTGCGCCTGTAGGATCGAACCGGCAGTCAGAGTCGTGCTGCTCATGCTTGATTGGTCTTCGTCAGCGCTTCGCTTTTTGAGGCGATGCAGTACATCAGATCACTCCATGACTTAGCGAATGTTTCGGTGCCCTCGCGCTGGAGGCCGGCGGCAAGCGCCTCATCGTTGACGCCCTCGTGGGTGAATTCCTCGATGATAGCTTCCACCATTTCGGCATGAACCTCATCAAACGGTAAAACGTTATTTACTTTGCCGTGCTCGGCGAAGGCGAGCAGTGTCTTTTCCGGGATGGTATTGACCGTATCCGGCGCAGCGAGCGCTTCGACGTAAAGGGTGTCCGAGGCTGCGGGATCCTTGGTGCCGGTGCTGGCCCACAGCAAGCGTTGCGGTTGAGCCCCGAAATCGGCCAGTTTCTGCCAACGCCTGGATGCCAGCAGATCGCGGTAGGCTTTGTAGGCGCGCATGGCGATGGCGATGCCAAGACGGTTGTTGCGGAACTCGCCCTGCGCTTTCTCCTTGACGGCCACGTCCCAGCGACTGACGAAAATCGATGCCACGGAAGCGACCTTCGGATCCAGACCAGCGGCGATGCGCCGCTCGATGCCGCGCATATATGCTTCGGCCGCCGCAATGTAATGCTCGCGGGAGAACAGCAACGTGACATTTATCGGCACGCCCGCGAAGATCGATTCCTCGATCGCGTGAATGCCTGCGCGGGTACCTGGGATCTTGATGAAAAGATTGGGACGTTGCGCACGCGCATGCAGTTGCGCCGCCGCCTTTATGGTGCCAGCGGTGTCGTCCGCGAGCAGGGGCGATACCTCCAGCGACACCCAGCCGTCAATTCCACCAGTGGCGTCGTGGATCGGCCGGAAAAGATCAGCTGCCTGAATCAAATCATCCAACGCAAGCTCAAAGAACAACGCCTCGCCCGATTTGCCGGCAAGCGTTTTTTGGCGGATCGCGTCATCGTAGAAATCACCATTTTTGATGGCGTGATCGAAGATCGTGGGATTGGAGGTCAGTCCTGTCACCGCATACTCCCTGATATAGCGGCTGAGTGTGCCGCTCGTCAGCAGCTCACGCGTGATGTTGTCGAGCCAGAGGTTTTGGCCCAGATCGTGCAGTTGTTGTGTGGCGTTCATGATAGCTCCTATTATGTGAAGTCAGCATTGTGGATGCCGAGCAAGACGGGAAAATCGACATTGATCAACTCGCCGATACGGTCAATCGTTATGTCAGCCGGCGAATAGGTGGCGATATTGCTAGTGTCGAGCGCATAGTGTCCTTGGCGCGGGAAGACGGTTGTCAGACGATTACCCCAGACCTTTTTCATCGCCGCCAGAATACGCAGTTTGTCGTCCACCATGACGTAATGGCGAGCAGGGTAACTCTGTTCGACATCATCGAGCATTTGCTCTTTGTGCAGGTAAATCAGCACCCGGCCCTCGACGGCCTCCCATAATCCAGATCGCTGTACCTTGCGCGGCTGGAACACCACATCGCCATCCGACAGAATCATCGTCGGTACCCAACTGCGATGAAATCGAGCGCGCCAGGGTACAAGCGCTCTGCAAACGGATAGTCCACCAGAAATGAAGACATCTTCAGCAAGCGCGGATCATTCATGGCACCAATACGGTAGCGCTGCAAGGCGCCCAGATAGTCCGCATAGCCGAGTTC contains:
- the glgX gene encoding glycogen debranching protein GlgX is translated as MNTPERTLHDYVADISEHTEVRRGVPLPFGTHESEGGVNFSLFSRHATHVRLELFDHPVDATPARVIDFDFTRNRTGDIWHVWVEGIRSGQLYAYRVDGPYQPREGHRFNFHKLLLDPFATAISRVPNWDFGPARGYDLSTPERDLICSKVDDAEAMPKCVFTNEHFHWHDDQPLRHPWSKTVIYETHVRGFTIHPSSVVEHPGTYRGLMEKIPYLKELGVTAVELMPVHEFNEFEVPGINPQTGKPLRNYWGYDPVAFFAPKASYSSAGGMGQQKLEFKEMVRALHHAGIEVILDVVFNHTSEGNELGPTLCFRGIDNSIFYMLESDQRYYKNYAGTGNTINANHPVVRDHILGALRYWVVEMHVDGFRFDLASILGRDRTGKLLANAPLLERIAEDPILRDAKIIAEAWDTAGAYEVGSFSERRWTEWNGRYRDDIRRFWRGDDGMLGLFASRICGSADIYTKSGKGPESSINFVTCHDGFTLNDLVSYRDKHNEANGENNHDGTNENFSENYGTEGETTDAGIEALRKGQIKNFLLTLLISRGVPMLLSGDEFRRTQGGNNNAYCQDNETSWHDWSCLEQHREIFRFTRGMIDFRRAHPILSKEQFYTDANIHWFGPQGGMPNWADPKEKQFGCLIHEDEQRALFLIFNASADAVDFGLPPVLPGTRWHLAVDTSREAPQDLFAVGKEPLWEDPQTYYLSPRSSAILLARKQESALGGRAV
- the tal gene encoding transaldolase, giving the protein MNATQQLHDLGQNLWLDNITRELLTSGTLSRYIREYAVTGLTSNPTIFDHAIKNGDFYDDAIRQKTLAGKSGEALFFELALDDLIQAADLFRPIHDATGGIDGWVSLEVSPLLADDTAGTIKAAAQLHARAQRPNLFIKIPGTRAGIHAIEESIFAGVPINVTLLFSREHYIAAAEAYMRGIERRIAAGLDPKVASVASIFVSRWDVAVKEKAQGEFRNNRLGIAIAMRAYKAYRDLLASRRWQKLADFGAQPQRLLWASTGTKDPAASDTLYVEALAAPDTVNTIPEKTLLAFAEHGKVNNVLPFDEVHAEMVEAIIEEFTHEGVNDEALAAGLQREGTETFAKSWSDLMYCIASKSEALTKTNQA